The proteins below are encoded in one region of Mycobacterium botniense:
- the gndA gene encoding NADP-dependent phosphogluconate dehydrogenase, with protein sequence MTTGTAQIGVTGLAVMGSNIARNFARHGYTVALHNRSVTKTDALLDEHGSEGNFVRSETIPEFLAALEKPRRVLIMVQAGAATDAVINQLADAMDPGDIIIDGGNALYTDTIRREKAMAQRGLHFVGAGISGGEEGALNGPSIMPGGPAQSYEALGPMLETISAHVDGVPCCTHIGPDGSGHFVKMVHNGIEYSDMQLIGEAYQLLRDGLNLTAPQIADVFADWNNGELDSYLVQITSEVLRQPDAKTGKPLVDVIRDEAEQKGTGRWTVKSALDLGVPVTGIAEAVFARALSGSVAQRRAAIGLAAGQLADAPSDPARFTEDIRQALYASKIVAYAQGFNQIQAGSAEYGWNIKPGDLATIWRGGCIIRAKFLNRIKEAFDTDPNLPTLIVAPYFRGALESAVDSWRRVVSTATQLGIPIPGFSSALSYYDALRTERLPAALIQAQRDFFGAHTYGRIDEPGKFHTLWSGDRSEVPA encoded by the coding sequence ATGACAACGGGGACCGCCCAGATCGGGGTTACCGGCCTGGCTGTGATGGGGTCGAACATCGCCCGCAACTTCGCCCGGCACGGCTACACCGTGGCACTGCACAACCGGTCGGTCACCAAAACCGATGCGCTGCTCGATGAGCACGGCTCGGAGGGCAACTTTGTGCGCAGCGAAACGATCCCGGAATTCCTTGCCGCACTGGAAAAGCCACGTCGCGTGCTGATCATGGTCCAAGCCGGCGCGGCCACTGATGCCGTTATCAACCAACTCGCCGACGCCATGGACCCCGGCGACATCATCATCGACGGGGGCAATGCGCTGTACACCGACACCATCCGCCGAGAAAAGGCAATGGCCCAGCGCGGCTTGCACTTTGTGGGTGCCGGCATTTCGGGGGGCGAAGAGGGCGCGCTGAATGGGCCGTCGATCATGCCGGGTGGTCCAGCGCAGTCCTACGAGGCCCTGGGTCCCATGCTGGAGACGATCTCTGCGCACGTCGACGGGGTGCCGTGCTGCACCCACATCGGTCCAGATGGCTCGGGACATTTTGTCAAGATGGTGCACAACGGGATCGAGTACTCCGACATGCAGCTGATCGGCGAGGCCTACCAGCTGCTGCGCGATGGGCTGAACTTGACCGCCCCGCAGATCGCCGACGTATTCGCCGACTGGAATAACGGTGAGCTGGACAGCTACCTGGTGCAGATCACCTCCGAGGTCCTGCGCCAGCCCGACGCCAAGACCGGCAAACCGTTGGTCGACGTCATCCGCGACGAAGCCGAACAGAAGGGCACCGGACGCTGGACCGTCAAATCCGCGCTCGACCTGGGTGTCCCGGTGACCGGCATCGCCGAAGCGGTGTTTGCGCGCGCCCTGTCTGGCTCGGTGGCACAACGCCGAGCGGCCATCGGTCTAGCCGCCGGGCAGCTCGCCGACGCGCCCAGTGACCCCGCCCGGTTCACCGAGGATATCCGCCAGGCTTTGTACGCCTCAAAAATCGTTGCCTATGCACAGGGGTTCAACCAGATTCAGGCTGGCAGCGCCGAATACGGCTGGAACATCAAACCCGGCGACCTGGCGACCATCTGGCGCGGCGGCTGCATTATCCGGGCCAAGTTTCTCAACCGGATCAAAGAGGCTTTTGACACCGACCCGAACCTGCCGACCCTGATCGTCGCACCCTATTTCCGTGGTGCGCTGGAATCAGCGGTCGACAGCTGGCGGCGGGTGGTGTCCACAGCGACGCAACTGGGCATTCCGATTCCCGGTTTCTCGTCGGCGTTGTCGTATTACGACGCGTTGCGCACCGAGCGGTTGCCCGCGGCGCTCATCCAGGCCCAGCGTGACTTCTTTGGCGCCCACACCTATGGGCGCATCGACGAACCGGGCAAGTTCCACACCTTGTGGAGCGGCGATCGCAGCGAAGTACCGGCCTAG
- a CDS encoding hemolysin family protein — MNLTVTVLSLLAIVVLTAGTAMFVAAEFSLTTLERSTVDANARNGSRRDRFVQRAHRTLSFQLSGAQLGISITTLVTGYLTEPMVRHLPHPALEVLRVPDRVGDAVTAFAALGIATSLSMVFGELVPKNVAVARPLRVARAVAGPQLLFSAMLTPAVRLTNGTANWMVRQLGIEPAQQLRSARSAQELLSLVQASACSGALDRATAALVRRSLQFGARTAEELMTPRSKIVALQTDNTVADLVATAAQTGFSRFPIIDGDLDQTVGIVHVKQIFEVPPAERAHTLLTAVAQPVAVVPSTLHGDAVMAQIRGNSLQTALVVDEYGGTAGMVTVEDLIEEIVGDVRDEHDRAAPDVVPAGSGWRVSGLLRIDEVAAATGYHAPEGDYETIGGLVLHQLGHIPVVGETVELTAFSPEGRSRGAERWLATVLRMDGRRIDMLELIPLSGGREQSH; from the coding sequence GTGAATCTCACCGTCACCGTGCTCAGCCTGCTGGCCATCGTGGTGTTGACGGCCGGGACCGCGATGTTCGTCGCCGCCGAGTTCTCGCTGACCACATTGGAGCGCAGCACGGTGGACGCCAATGCACGCAATGGGAGCCGCCGCGACCGCTTCGTCCAGCGTGCACACCGCACGCTGTCGTTCCAGCTTTCCGGTGCCCAGTTGGGCATCTCCATCACCACGCTGGTGACCGGCTATCTCACCGAACCGATGGTGCGGCACCTGCCGCACCCGGCGCTGGAGGTACTGCGAGTACCGGATCGCGTCGGCGACGCGGTCACCGCCTTCGCCGCACTGGGGATCGCCACCTCCTTGTCGATGGTCTTCGGCGAGCTGGTGCCGAAGAACGTCGCAGTGGCGCGCCCGCTTCGAGTCGCGCGCGCGGTCGCAGGTCCTCAGCTGCTGTTCTCCGCAATGCTGACGCCGGCCGTGCGGCTGACGAACGGCACCGCGAACTGGATGGTGCGCCAGCTCGGCATCGAGCCGGCGCAGCAACTGAGATCGGCTCGTTCGGCGCAAGAACTGCTGTCGCTGGTGCAAGCGTCGGCGTGCAGCGGCGCGCTGGACCGCGCCACAGCCGCACTGGTGCGCCGGTCTTTGCAGTTCGGCGCCCGCACCGCCGAGGAGCTGATGACACCCCGCTCGAAGATCGTGGCACTGCAGACCGACAACACCGTCGCCGACCTGGTTGCCACCGCCGCCCAGACCGGGTTCTCCCGGTTTCCGATCATCGACGGCGACCTCGACCAGACGGTCGGGATCGTGCACGTCAAGCAGATTTTCGAAGTGCCTCCCGCCGAGCGGGCTCACACGCTGCTCACCGCAGTCGCCCAGCCGGTCGCGGTGGTGCCCTCCACCCTGCACGGCGATGCGGTGATGGCCCAGATCCGCGGCAACAGCCTGCAGACTGCGCTCGTCGTCGACGAGTATGGCGGTACCGCGGGTATGGTCACCGTCGAGGATTTGATCGAAGAGATCGTCGGCGACGTCCGCGACGAACATGACCGCGCCGCACCGGATGTGGTGCCCGCCGGCAGCGGCTGGCGAGTATCGGGGCTGCTTCGGATCGACGAAGTGGCTGCGGCCACCGGGTATCACGCCCCCGAAGGCGACTACGAGACGATCGGCGGACTGGTTCTGCATCAGCTCGGCCACATTCCGGTGGTCGGCGAGACGGTAGAGCTGACAGCGTTCAGCCCAGAGGGGCGTTCGCGGGGCGCCGAGCGGTGGCTGGCGACTGTGCTGCGCATGGACGGCCGTCGTATCGACATGCTCGAGTTGATCCCGCTGAGCGGTGGACGGGAGCAGAGCCACTGA
- a CDS encoding GuaB1 family IMP dehydrogenase-related protein, translating to MRFLDGHRPGYDLTYDDVFIMPNRSEVASRFDVDLSTDDGSGTTIPIVVANMTAVAGRRMAETVARRGGIVILPQDLPITAVKQTVEFVKSRDAVADTPVVLAPDDSVSDAMALIHKRAHGAAVVVFEGRPIGLVTEASCMGVDRFTRVRDVAVSDFVTAPMGTDPRQVFDLLEHAPIDVAVLTTAEGTLAGVLTRTGAVRAGIYTPALDRAGRLRIGAAIGITGDVAAKAQALVEAGIDLLVIDTAHGHQVKTLEAIKAVSSLDLGVPLAAGNVVSAEGTRDLIGAGAGIVKVGVGPGAMCTTRMMTGVGRPQFSSVVECASAARELGAHVWADGGIRHPRDVALALAAGASNVMIGSWFAGTYESPGDLMRDRDDQPYKESYGMASKRAVVARTATDSAYERARKALFQEGISTSRMGLDPDRGGVEDLIDHITSGVRSACTYVGARTLSELHERAVIGVQSTAGFAEGHPLPFGW from the coding sequence ATGAGGTTTCTCGACGGGCACCGGCCCGGATACGACCTGACATACGACGACGTGTTCATCATGCCGAACCGCTCCGAGGTGGCGTCGCGATTCGACGTCGATCTGTCGACGGATGACGGCTCCGGCACCACCATCCCGATCGTGGTCGCCAACATGACCGCGGTCGCCGGGCGGCGAATGGCGGAGACCGTGGCCCGCCGTGGCGGAATCGTGATCCTGCCGCAAGACCTTCCGATCACTGCGGTGAAACAGACGGTGGAGTTCGTCAAAAGCCGCGATGCGGTCGCCGACACCCCGGTGGTGTTGGCACCTGATGATTCGGTCTCAGATGCCATGGCGCTGATCCACAAACGCGCGCACGGTGCGGCGGTGGTGGTCTTCGAAGGCCGCCCGATCGGCTTGGTGACCGAAGCGTCCTGTATGGGTGTGGACCGCTTCACCCGGGTGCGCGATGTCGCCGTGAGTGATTTCGTGACTGCACCGATGGGCACCGATCCGCGGCAGGTTTTCGACTTGCTCGAGCACGCCCCGATCGACGTCGCAGTGCTGACCACCGCGGAGGGCACACTCGCCGGGGTGCTGACCCGCACCGGAGCTGTCCGCGCCGGTATCTACACCCCGGCGCTCGACCGGGCCGGCCGGTTGCGCATCGGCGCGGCCATCGGCATCACCGGTGACGTCGCTGCCAAGGCCCAGGCCCTGGTGGAAGCAGGTATTGACCTGCTGGTCATCGACACCGCGCACGGTCACCAGGTGAAGACGCTGGAGGCGATCAAGGCGGTGTCCTCGCTGGATTTAGGGGTGCCACTGGCTGCGGGCAATGTGGTGTCGGCTGAGGGCACCCGAGACCTGATCGGCGCCGGTGCCGGGATCGTCAAAGTCGGTGTGGGTCCCGGAGCGATGTGCACCACCCGGATGATGACCGGCGTCGGAAGGCCACAGTTCTCTTCTGTCGTCGAATGCGCTAGCGCTGCAAGAGAACTCGGTGCACACGTGTGGGCAGATGGCGGGATACGCCATCCGCGGGACGTGGCTTTGGCGTTGGCGGCCGGGGCCTCGAACGTGATGATCGGCTCCTGGTTCGCGGGCACCTACGAATCTCCGGGCGACCTGATGCGAGATCGTGACGACCAGCCCTACAAGGAGAGCTACGGGATGGCGTCCAAGCGGGCGGTGGTCGCTCGTACCGCCACCGACAGCGCATACGAGCGCGCCCGGAAAGCCTTGTTCCAGGAGGGGATCTCGACCTCGCGGATGGGGCTCGATCCCGACCGTGGCGGCGTGGAAGACCTGATCGACCACATCACGTCCGGGGTGCGCAGTGCCTGCACCTATGTCGGTGCACGGACTCTGAGCGAACTCCACGAGCGCGCGGTGATCGGTGTGCAGTCGACCGCGGGGTTCGCCGAGGGTCATCCGCTGCCGTTCGGTTGGTGA